In a single window of the Papaver somniferum cultivar HN1 chromosome 8, ASM357369v1, whole genome shotgun sequence genome:
- the LOC113303683 gene encoding probable sulfate transporter 3.4 isoform X1, translating into MKTQDFLEDKCNSWKRKSLDHNFTTNLKSFFSLKKFPSDRNLAKSCCSNIWCVYRLKKMVGGSSNKVDTVHETSIRVNTGSSSTMEIHKVCLPPNKTTFQSIKHNFSEIFFPDDPLHKFKNQKPFTKFLLGLQYFFPIFQWGSDYNLKLLKSDVISGLTIASLAIPQGISYAKLANLPPIIGLYSSFVPPLLYAILGSSRHLGVGPVSIASLVMGSMLREVVSPTAEPILYLKLAFTATFFAGVFQTSLGLLRLGFIIDFLSKPTLIGFTAGAAVIVSLQQLKGMLGIVHFTPKMQIVNVLSSVISTEKEWSWQTVVMGMSFLIFLLATRHISIKKPKLFWISAAAPLTSVILSTILVYVFRAHTSAISTIGHLPKGLNPPSANMLYFSGTHLAIAIKTGIVTGILALTEGVAVGRTFASLRNYQIDGNKEMIAIGVMNMAGSCTSCYVTTGSFSRSAVNFNAGAQTAVSNIVMAATVLITLLFLMPLFYYTPNVILAAIIITAVIGLINYQEAIKFWKVDKYDFMTCLVAFFGVLFLSVQMGLAIAVGVSVLKILMNVTRPTTVVLGNIPGTQIFQNVGRYGDAARVPSFFILAIESPICFANSTYLQERILRWVREEEERIVANKEQDMKTIILDLTAVTAIDTNGLEAIVEIRKMLDKRSYKLVLVNPVGQVMEKLESSRTLELFGEKSLYLTVGEAIADMSKRLKIEI; encoded by the exons ATGAAAACccaagattttcttgaagataaATGTAATAGTTGGAAGAGAAAGTCACTGGACCATAATTTCACAACCAACTTAAAGTCATTTTTTTCCCTGAAGAAATTTCCTTCCGACAG GAATTTGGCAAAAAGCTGCTGCAGCAATATATGGTGTGTTTACCGACTAAAAAAG ATGGTGGGTGGAAGTTCAAACAAAGTGGATACTGTTCATGAAACAAGTATCAGAGTGAATACTGGTTCATCATCAACAATGGAGATACATAAAGTTTGTTTACCACCAAATAAAACCACATTCCAATCCATTAAACATAACTTTTCTGAGATTTTTTTCCCTGATGATCCTCTTCATAAGTTTAAGAATCAGAAACCATTTACGAAATTCCTTCTGGGTTTACAATATTTCTTCCCTATTTTTCAATGGGGCTCTGATTATAATCTGAAGCTTCTCAAATCTGATGTTATCTCTGGTCTCACCATTGCTAGTTTGGCTATCCCTCAG GGAATTAGTTATGCTAAGTTGGCCAATTTGCCTCCTATTATTGGATTAT ATTCAAGTTTTGTACCACCATTGTTGTATGCAATTCTTGGGAGTTCAAGACATTTAGGAGTTGGTCCAGTATCAATTGCATCACTAGTAATGGGTTCTATGCTTAGAGAAGTAGTCTCACCAACTGCAGAGCCAATTCTATATCTCAAATTGGCTTTCACTGCAACCTTCTTTGCTGGTGTATTTCAAACATCTTTGGGTCTACTTAG GTTGGGCTTCATAATCGATTTCCTATCGAAGCCGACTTTAATTGGGTTCACAGCTGGGGCAGCAGTAATTGTATCCCTACAACAGCTCAAGGGAATGCTTGGGATTGTTCACTTCACTCCTAAGATGCAAATTGTTAATGTGCTGTCCTCTGTTATTAGCACTGAAAAAGAG TGGTCATGGCAAACTGTAGTAATGGGGATGAGTTTCTTGATCTTTCTACTGGCAACAAGGCATATT AGCATCAAAAAACCAAAGCTCTTTTGGATTTCAGCAGCTGCTCCATTAACATCCGTAATTCTGTCAACAATTTTAGTTTATGTCTTCAGAGCTCACACTTCTGCGATTTCAACA ATTGGACACTTGCCAAAGGGTTTGAACCCACCGTCAGCAAACATGCTATATTTCAGTGGGACTCATCTAGCCATTGCGATAAAAACAGGCATTGTAACTGGGATTTTGGCTCTAACT GAAGGTGTTGCAGTTGGAAGGACTTTTGCTTCACTAAGAAATTATCAAATTGATGGCAATAAAGAAATGATAGCAATCGGTGTTATGAATATGGCTGGTTCTTGTACTTCTTGCTATGTAACAACAG GATCATTTTCTCGATCAGCAGTAAACTTTAATGCCGGAGCACAGACAGCAGTTTCCAATATAGTAATGGCAGCAACCGTCTTGATCACATTGCTGTTCCTGATGCCGTTGTTCTATTATACTCCCAATGTGATCTTAGCGGCAATCATCATAACTGCTGTTATTGGACTGATAAATTACCAAGAAGCCATCAAGTTCTGGAAGGTTGACAAGTACGACTTCATGACATGTTTAGTTGCATTCTTTGGTGTTCTTTTCCTCTCTGTTCAAATGGGCCTCGCAATTGCT GTCGGGGTGTCAGTATTGAAGATTCTGATGAATGTGACTAGACCAACTACAGTGGTGTTAGGGAATATTCCTGGGACACAAATATTCCAAAATGTTGGTCGTTATGGAGACGCTGCAAGGGTTCCATCATTCTTCATTCTTGCGATTGAATCACCCATCTGCTTCGCAAATTCTACCTATCTTCAAGAGAG GATATTAAGATGGGTTAGAGAGGAGGAAGAAAGGATTGTAGCAAACAAAGAGCAAGATATGAAAACCATAATCTTGGACCTGACAG CTGTAACTGCCATAGACACCAATGGACTTGAAGCAATAGTCGAAATTAGAAAAATGCTTGACAAACGATCATATAAG CTGGTGTTGGTGAACCCAGTAGGACAAGTGATGGAAAAACTGGAAAGCTCAAGAACATTAGAGCTTTTTGGCGAAAAATCACTGTATCTGACAGTTGGAGAAGCCATTGCAGATATGTCCAAAAGGTTGAAGATTGAGATTTAA
- the LOC113303683 gene encoding probable sulfate transporter 3.4 isoform X2 yields the protein MVGGSSNKVDTVHETSIRVNTGSSSTMEIHKVCLPPNKTTFQSIKHNFSEIFFPDDPLHKFKNQKPFTKFLLGLQYFFPIFQWGSDYNLKLLKSDVISGLTIASLAIPQGISYAKLANLPPIIGLYSSFVPPLLYAILGSSRHLGVGPVSIASLVMGSMLREVVSPTAEPILYLKLAFTATFFAGVFQTSLGLLRLGFIIDFLSKPTLIGFTAGAAVIVSLQQLKGMLGIVHFTPKMQIVNVLSSVISTEKEWSWQTVVMGMSFLIFLLATRHISIKKPKLFWISAAAPLTSVILSTILVYVFRAHTSAISTIGHLPKGLNPPSANMLYFSGTHLAIAIKTGIVTGILALTEGVAVGRTFASLRNYQIDGNKEMIAIGVMNMAGSCTSCYVTTGSFSRSAVNFNAGAQTAVSNIVMAATVLITLLFLMPLFYYTPNVILAAIIITAVIGLINYQEAIKFWKVDKYDFMTCLVAFFGVLFLSVQMGLAIAVGVSVLKILMNVTRPTTVVLGNIPGTQIFQNVGRYGDAARVPSFFILAIESPICFANSTYLQERILRWVREEEERIVANKEQDMKTIILDLTAVTAIDTNGLEAIVEIRKMLDKRSYKLVLVNPVGQVMEKLESSRTLELFGEKSLYLTVGEAIADMSKRLKIEI from the exons ATGGTGGGTGGAAGTTCAAACAAAGTGGATACTGTTCATGAAACAAGTATCAGAGTGAATACTGGTTCATCATCAACAATGGAGATACATAAAGTTTGTTTACCACCAAATAAAACCACATTCCAATCCATTAAACATAACTTTTCTGAGATTTTTTTCCCTGATGATCCTCTTCATAAGTTTAAGAATCAGAAACCATTTACGAAATTCCTTCTGGGTTTACAATATTTCTTCCCTATTTTTCAATGGGGCTCTGATTATAATCTGAAGCTTCTCAAATCTGATGTTATCTCTGGTCTCACCATTGCTAGTTTGGCTATCCCTCAG GGAATTAGTTATGCTAAGTTGGCCAATTTGCCTCCTATTATTGGATTAT ATTCAAGTTTTGTACCACCATTGTTGTATGCAATTCTTGGGAGTTCAAGACATTTAGGAGTTGGTCCAGTATCAATTGCATCACTAGTAATGGGTTCTATGCTTAGAGAAGTAGTCTCACCAACTGCAGAGCCAATTCTATATCTCAAATTGGCTTTCACTGCAACCTTCTTTGCTGGTGTATTTCAAACATCTTTGGGTCTACTTAG GTTGGGCTTCATAATCGATTTCCTATCGAAGCCGACTTTAATTGGGTTCACAGCTGGGGCAGCAGTAATTGTATCCCTACAACAGCTCAAGGGAATGCTTGGGATTGTTCACTTCACTCCTAAGATGCAAATTGTTAATGTGCTGTCCTCTGTTATTAGCACTGAAAAAGAG TGGTCATGGCAAACTGTAGTAATGGGGATGAGTTTCTTGATCTTTCTACTGGCAACAAGGCATATT AGCATCAAAAAACCAAAGCTCTTTTGGATTTCAGCAGCTGCTCCATTAACATCCGTAATTCTGTCAACAATTTTAGTTTATGTCTTCAGAGCTCACACTTCTGCGATTTCAACA ATTGGACACTTGCCAAAGGGTTTGAACCCACCGTCAGCAAACATGCTATATTTCAGTGGGACTCATCTAGCCATTGCGATAAAAACAGGCATTGTAACTGGGATTTTGGCTCTAACT GAAGGTGTTGCAGTTGGAAGGACTTTTGCTTCACTAAGAAATTATCAAATTGATGGCAATAAAGAAATGATAGCAATCGGTGTTATGAATATGGCTGGTTCTTGTACTTCTTGCTATGTAACAACAG GATCATTTTCTCGATCAGCAGTAAACTTTAATGCCGGAGCACAGACAGCAGTTTCCAATATAGTAATGGCAGCAACCGTCTTGATCACATTGCTGTTCCTGATGCCGTTGTTCTATTATACTCCCAATGTGATCTTAGCGGCAATCATCATAACTGCTGTTATTGGACTGATAAATTACCAAGAAGCCATCAAGTTCTGGAAGGTTGACAAGTACGACTTCATGACATGTTTAGTTGCATTCTTTGGTGTTCTTTTCCTCTCTGTTCAAATGGGCCTCGCAATTGCT GTCGGGGTGTCAGTATTGAAGATTCTGATGAATGTGACTAGACCAACTACAGTGGTGTTAGGGAATATTCCTGGGACACAAATATTCCAAAATGTTGGTCGTTATGGAGACGCTGCAAGGGTTCCATCATTCTTCATTCTTGCGATTGAATCACCCATCTGCTTCGCAAATTCTACCTATCTTCAAGAGAG GATATTAAGATGGGTTAGAGAGGAGGAAGAAAGGATTGTAGCAAACAAAGAGCAAGATATGAAAACCATAATCTTGGACCTGACAG CTGTAACTGCCATAGACACCAATGGACTTGAAGCAATAGTCGAAATTAGAAAAATGCTTGACAAACGATCATATAAG CTGGTGTTGGTGAACCCAGTAGGACAAGTGATGGAAAAACTGGAAAGCTCAAGAACATTAGAGCTTTTTGGCGAAAAATCACTGTATCTGACAGTTGGAGAAGCCATTGCAGATATGTCCAAAAGGTTGAAGATTGAGATTTAA
- the LOC113303684 gene encoding protein SYS1 homolog encodes MFYGTMVWDPWLIVSQIICLQCLYYLTLGILMSILVGTRVSRMSLVYFFDYSTLTTSTVTGWCVIVAFLLSSLAGAGIMLHLVERAKKCLDFSATLYIIHFFICLVYGGWPSSITWWIVNGTCLGLMALLGEWLCIKREMREIPISRLRSNV; translated from the exons ATGTTCTATGGGACTATGGTATGGGATCCTTGGCTAATTGTATCTCAAATAATTTGTTTGCAATGCTTATACTATCTAACACTGGGTATATTAATGTCAATTCTTGTTGGGACTCGTGTATCACGGATGAGTCttgtatatttctttgattacTCTACTCTTACTACATCAACGGTTACTGGATGGTGTGTAATTGTTGCATTCCTACTCAGCTCACTTGCCGG GGCTGGAATTATGCTTCATTTGGTCGAGAGAGCTAAAAAGTGCTTAGATTTCTCAGCGACTCTTTACATCATACACTTTTTTATATGCCTCGTATATGGAGGTTGGCCATCCTCCATTACTTGGTGGATCGTGAATGGTACTTGTCTCGGTTTGATGGCTTTGCTCGGTGAGTGGTTGTGTATAAAACGCGAGATGCGAGAAATTCCCATATCACGGCTTAGATCAA ATGTTTGA